The genomic region GCGGAGAATCCGGGTCACCGCTTTGTCCGCCGGCCAGCAAGCTCTTTGCTTTCACGGTATCACCGAATTCAACTACGGCGATAAAACTGTTCCCTGATGTCCCATAGAGCTTTTTAGTATCATAGGTTCGGGCACCATATGATGCCAGGGCACCCCATCTTCCTGAGGCCAAACCAACCGGAAGACTTGGCTTATCATCATCAAAGTTCGGGGCAATAGAACCATCCAGCCGCTGAAACCTGTTTATATCTCCCCATGGAGTATCCCAGCTGCCAAAGTCCTCTTCAAGGTCTTCGATAGTTTGCTTAAAGATCGCTAATCGTTCTTCTTCAGGTGATCCTTCTCCATAGTAATCCATCCGTTCCATAAAATTCAGGCCTTCGGGATTCTCTCCATTTCTCAAATAATTCATTCCATAGAAATGCGCCAGGGACATGGCCACGGATTCTTCGGAGGTCGTAAAATCCCAACCTCTCATTACCTCTATCGCTTCAGCTATGGTTTCACCTTTTGGAGGTGAATTATCATACGCCTGAACCAATCCCGGGATCATTTTTTCAAAAGCGGGGAGGCGGGGATCATATCCCAACTCAATCAATCCATCCAGCGTCAGGTTGCTTGTTCTCTTGAGCAGATCAATGGCATGAACTGCTCTGAAATTCTCAGAGTCTATGGACATATACCGTGGATAGTCTTCCTTTTTAGGGCTGTACTCAGCAGCAGCGGTAAATGGGGTAGAGTTCGTATTTTGGATCCAGCCGTTACCGGGATTTAAGATCGTGATCGCTTCATCTACCGGATGTAAACCCTGCCAGTCAGTAGCCGGATTACTTCCATCTACCGGTTGGGTATAATCAAACTGAGTATCACGAATAGGAATAAAATTTCCATGATAATAGGCGATATTTCCCTCTGCATCCGCAAATACCGTATTGTTTGAGGAATTAGTCCGAATGTCCATCATAGCCCGGAATTCATCATGATTGTTTTTCTTGGTTCGGGTATAGGATTGCTCCAGCGCTTTTACCGGTTCCCACATCAGTGAAGTTGCCACCCATTCATCGTCAATCATATGAGTAATCGGCCCGTGATGAGTTCGGTAAACCGGAAAAGTTTTTTCTTTTAATGAGTTCCCTTCTTTGTATTTCAGCGTTACCTCAGAAGTCTCCACCGGCTTCCATTCGTCTCCATATTTATACATAAGCTGCCCGTCCCGCTCTTCAATCACTTGCTTGAATTCATCAATCACATCCGTATAAGTAGACGTGTGCATCCAACCCGTTTTTTCATTGAACCCTTGATAAATGAAAAATTGTCCCCATGTCACCGCTCCATATGCGTTTAACCCTTCTTCACTCACTGCATGAACTTC from Gracilimonas sp. harbors:
- a CDS encoding acylase translates to MKKLHYFFLVILFVLTGCQSQFSASEIALWEEQASQIEIIRDDFGVPHVYGQTDADAVFGLMYAQAEDDFNRVERNYIWAIGRLAEVEGEEELYSDLRARLFMSKEEAVDYYENAPDWLKELCDAWAAGLNYYLYTHPEVEPALITKFEPWMPMYFSEGSIGGDIERVSTRRIRAFYEDRTSLALNGFGNGLTITDPYEEPKGSNGIAVSGDLTESGNAMLLINPHTSFYFRGEVHAVSEEGLNAYGAVTWGQFFIYQGFNEKTGWMHTSTYTDVIDEFKQVIEERDGQLMYKYGDEWKPVETSEVTLKYKEGNSLKEKTFPVYRTHHGPITHMIDDEWVATSLMWEPVKALEQSYTRTKKNNHDEFRAMMDIRTNSSNNTVFADAEGNIAYYHGNFIPIRDTQFDYTQPVDGSNPATDWQGLHPVDEAITILNPGNGWIQNTNSTPFTAAAEYSPKKEDYPRYMSIDSENFRAVHAIDLLKRTSNLTLDGLIELGYDPRLPAFEKMIPGLVQAYDNSPPKGETIAEAIEVMRGWDFTTSEESVAMSLAHFYGMNYLRNGENPEGLNFMERMDYYGEGSPEEERLAIFKQTIEDLEEDFGSWDTPWGDINRFQRLDGSIAPNFDDDKPSLPVGLASGRWGALASYGARTYDTKKLYGTSGNSFIAVVEFGDTVKAKSLLAGGQSGDPDSPHFFDQAERYVNVNFKDVAYYRNDVEARAEERYKPGER